From the Marivivens sp. LCG002 genome, the window GCTGATGATCGCCTTGGCGTGCTCTGCAGCATGGCGGAGCTGTTCGACGAAAGGCTTGCCGCCCACGATGCAGAACATGCCGTCTTCGTTGAGAGGCGGGTTGCCTTCGACGGCGAGGATATAGTTGCCTTTGTATTTTTCGATGGTGTCCTGAAGCGCGGCTTCGGCCTGATGGCCCGCGGCGGCCATGAGCGTGTCGTCATAGTCGAGCGAGATCATCGACAGCACGACGTCTTTGGCGAGCGGATGCGCCGAGCGGATAAAGCTCTCGGAGCAGCAGGTGCATTCAAGACCGTGCACCCAGATTACGGGGGTGCGGGGCTTGGTTTCCATCGCGTGTGCGATCTTAGGCACGAATGACGGCGACAGGCCCAAGGCGGCCGCAGTCAGCGAACAATATTTCATGAAGCTGCGGCGGGTGATCCCCTGCCGACGCATCACATCGTAAAAGGTTTCGATCTGGCTCAACGCGGGTCCCTCCCTCATGATCCTCGTATTGGGATGCAACTGCATACAACTTCCCAATCGTGACTCTGGCGGACCCTCGGAGCGGTTACAAAAAGAACTTAGCCGATTTCGGGCGTGACGGATTAGTAAATAAAATCATGAGTTTAAGTGAAAAATGCCATTACCGGCCAGTGCCGTAGATGGAGACCCGATTACCGCATAACCACCTTTGCGGTTACTCGCTTTCCGCAGGCTGGAGCGCGCGCGCCGCAGCCACCAGTGCCTGACCCAGAGCGATGCCGCCGTCATTTGCGGGAGTTTTGCGATGAAGCAGAATCGGCACATCACCCAACGCTTTGACCACGAGGTCGAGGAGAAGTGCGTTCTGGAAACATCCCCCCGCGAGCGCCACCGCCTTGGCGCCCGTCTTGTCCATCGCCTCTCGGCCCGCTTGGGCCAAAGCCTCGGCCAGACCTGCATGAAACCGAAAAGCCATGTCTTCGGGTTTGGGCGCAGCGCGCCGCTCGTGCGCCCATTGCACAAACATCGGTGCGGGGTCGATTTCGCCGTTTCGGACGATAAGGGGATAGGGTTCACCCGTTCCACCTTGCGCGAGGGCCTCAAGGTGCATTGCCGCTTCACCTTCGAAACTCTGGCGGGACCGCGCAATCCCGAGGGCGGCGGCAAAAGCGTCGAAGAGCCGCCCGATGGACGATGAGAGCGGCGCATTGATGCCCGAAGCCGCGGCGCGTCTGAGGGTATCACGCGGGTAATCGCCGAGGATGTCGTCGGCGAGGGAGCCAAGGCCTGCCTGATCAAGCCGCGCCAAAAGATTGCGCCAAGGGTCGCGGCTTGCAGCGTCGCCCCCGATAAGAGGCGCGGGGCGCAGATGCATCATGCGTTGATACCCGAGATAGTCGGCGACCATGATCTCGCCGCCCCAGACGGTTCCGTCCTCGCCCAGACCGAGGCCGTCCGCGACAATCGCGACCACTTTGCCCGCATCGCGCCCCCAACCGTTTTCTCCAAGACAGGCGGCCACATGGGCATGATGGTGCTGGACCGCAACCACGGGAAGGCCGAGGTTTTCGGCATAGACCGAGGACCTGAATTCGGGGTGAAGATCGCGCGCGATCACGCTTGGCGCATGATCGAAGAGCGCGCGATAGTCGTCATTGGCTTGGAGAAATGCGTCCCACGTCAGAGCGTCCTCGAGCTCGCCGAGGTGATGGCCAAGGAGCGCTTGCCCGTCTTTGACAAGGCAGATCGCGGCTTTCATCTGTGCACCCACGGCAAGAACCTGTGGCGCGCCTTCGAACCCCCGAGGCAGCGGGAGAGTCGCGGGCACCCTGCCCCGAGCACGA encodes:
- the hypF gene encoding carbamoyltransferase HypF, producing MQALRIRVKGQVQGVGFRPYVWQLARRFGLRGKVLNDPKGVLIFAAGDGLDAFVAAIETEAPSLARIDGIATSPWVGDLPLGFEIAASEGAGAQTRVTPDAATCPDCLAEITTKGERRYGYAFANCTNCGPRFSILNALPYDRSKTTMAAFTMCHECGAEYADPADRRFHAQPIACPACGPKVWIEPEDPDPIDAAASRLRAGEVVAVKGIGGFHLVVDARNAAAVALLRQRKNRPTKPFALMGRIADIETFSVVSDEERALLHDPAAPIVLLAKRGDALPDDLAPNQTTLGWMLPYSPLHHLLLAALDGPLVMTSGNLSGEPQVIGNDEAREKLSRFADAILMHDREIARRLDDSVERMTPHGPMILRRARGRVPATLPLPRGFEGAPQVLAVGAQMKAAICLVKDGQALLGHHLGELEDALTWDAFLQANDDYRALFDHAPSVIARDLHPEFRSSVYAENLGLPVVAVQHHHAHVAACLGENGWGRDAGKVVAIVADGLGLGEDGTVWGGEIMVADYLGYQRMMHLRPAPLIGGDAASRDPWRNLLARLDQAGLGSLADDILGDYPRDTLRRAAASGINAPLSSSIGRLFDAFAAALGIARSRQSFEGEAAMHLEALAQGGTGEPYPLIVRNGEIDPAPMFVQWAHERRAAPKPEDMAFRFHAGLAEALAQAGREAMDKTGAKAVALAGGCFQNALLLDLVVKALGDVPILLHRKTPANDGGIALGQALVAAARALQPAESE